In the genome of Cynocephalus volans isolate mCynVol1 chromosome 10, mCynVol1.pri, whole genome shotgun sequence, the window CAGCCCCCACTTCCCATATAGCTCCTGGTCCTTGGACTGGGTTCTAGCTCCTCGAGGTTTGGAAGAGATGCTGTGGGCCTAGGCCCCGGGACCGTGGACAGGGTGAACAAGATGGGGTCTCCTTAGCTAGAGACCCCAGGCTCAGtagagaaacacacagacacacacacatgcataggtACACACAACATGCTCACACTCATGCcctaatattaaataaaatacccTTTGCTTATAACTTAAAAATCATTACACAGCTAATCCCCACAGAGGGCTCTGGGTGCAGAAAGGGCAGCAAAGGGAAGGAGAGGTCGGAGGGAATCTCCAGGCCTCTACCTCAAGACTGAGAAAGTCCCCCAGTTCCGGGGCCCTGTGACCTGCCAGACCCTTCCCCATATTCGGTTCCTTTCCCCTCTGCCTGGCTCAGCCTCTGCTGGGCTTTTCCCCTCCCCCTATTCCCCACCCCATGATCATAATCAAAATGTATTTGTAGCATGTAAAAGAGAAGGGAATGGGGACAGCTTTCTGGATGTGACCTCAGAAGGGCAAACCCCTTCCAGTGGGAGAACAACTCCTTCATATGGAAGGGGGGTTTCCCCTGCGAGATGCGATGGGAGGAAGGAGCCTCCTTACACCCCTTCCACAGCAGAAGCAAGTCTCGTGGGGCAGGGGCGAGGGGAGGGCTGAGCTACAGAAAGAGTGGGGCTTAGCTTCTCGGTGAGCAGGAGACGGCCAGGCAGGCACAGAGTCCTCCACTCTGAGTGGGAAATACTGGGGGGTCCCTCTGCTGGGACACCCCCAATCTATCCCCAACCAACCCAAGTAACCCTCTTCCTTCCATCCCCGAGGGGAAAGCAAGTGGTGGGGACCTCGGGTAGGGAACTACATCAGCTCTAGAGCTGGGACTGCTGGCTGCCTTGCAAAGCTACCTAGGGTAATAGGTGGGGAGTGTGGACTACTGAGCTTTATTTTCTATAAAGACCAAGAGCTGAAGTTTGAATGAATCAGAGTTGGACAGGGAAGGGGTTATTCCTTCCATACCCCCACCAATTCCCTTCCTGTCATTTTAGAAGGGGacttccacctcccaccccccacatctAACTCTGCCCTCCACCCACAGCTCTGGCTGGAAAGCTGTCAGGGATTCCGGCcctcttcccctcttccttcATGGCTCCATCAGACTGGGTCTGGAAGGGTTAATAAGGACGTGCATCAAAGGAGTTATTTTTACAGCAACAACCTTCTAAGCCAGATAGAGACACTCCCCCCGCCAAGGGGGACCCCCAGCCTCCCCTACCCCATCTCGGCTCTCCCTCCGGAAACCCTCGGGGCAGAAGCACTGTAAGGGGGATGAAAGAGACCGGGCCGCAGGGCGGCTCCGGAGGCGCTTTTATGTCGCTGTTCCCAGGCGCTAAGGACGTGTCCGGACAGCTACCCGCAGCGCCCAGGGCCGGCCCTCTCCACTCCGGGGACACGCTCTCTTCCAGCCtgtcccctccaccccagccGCGGTAGGGGtgtcccaccccaaccccccagcCCAGGGGCGAGTGAAATAGTGAGGAAGGGGAGAATGGAGGGGCACGCACGGCTCCTCCCGGCCCTGCCAAACGCGTCCCGTCCAGTCCCAGAGACTAAAAACCCCTAGCGCCCCGTCCCCTGTCCCCGCACTTTTCTTCCCCCTCAATAAATAACCACCTTCCCCTCTTACTCAAGCCGCCCCGAGGACGTCAGACCCGGGGACTCTCTTCCGATGCCCCCAGGAGACCAGCAGGGAGGCGGTACCCAGGAGCTCAGTTGGAGGGAGCCGAGCTGCCCTCGGCCTCCCGTTTGCCCTTGCCCCCGGGGGGCTCCACCGCACCGCCGGCCTTGCCCTCGCCCGGGGCCGCCCCGGCAGCCTCCTCTTTGGCTCCCTCGTGGGTTTTCATGTGCTTGGCCAGGTGGTCGCTGCGCATGAAGACTCGGCTGCAGACCGCACAAGGGAACTTCTTGGTGCCCGTGTGGGTCTGGAGGTGGCGCTGCAGCTCGTCGGAGCGCGTGAAGCGCTTGCCGCAGAAGAGCCAGTTGCACACGAAGGGACGGTCGCCGCTGTGCCAGCGCAGGTGCGCCTTCAGGTGCGACGTCTTGGCGTAGGCTTTCCCGCAGCCGGGGATGTGGCAATTGTGCAAATGCTTCTTCTTGCCCCCATCGGGCCCGCATGGAGCCCCCAGTCGCTCCGCTTCCAGGCAGTTGGGGCAGCGACACACGGTCTGGCCTGAGCTGCGGGGCACTGACCGTCGAGAACCTTTGGGCCGGGTCGCCCCGTCCAGACTGGCATCCAGCCCCTGGGACTCCGGGGCTGCCGCTTCCAAGGCCTTAGCCCCGTCGGGCGGCCCCAGGAGGTGCTGCCCTCCGGCGGCCGGGAGGAGGTGGTGCGGGTGAGGGTGGGGCGGTGGGGCACAAAGCTGGTGGTCTCCGACGTAGCCCCCCAAGCCAGCCTGAAGCGCCCCGGGGTGGCCAGGTGAGGTCAGCGCGCCCTGAGTGTGGGGGAGGTCCATCCAGCTGGTGCCCGGATGAAGGTCCCACCACGAGCCATCCTCCGTGCCTGGATGAGTGGGCCGGAACCATGATTCGTAATGGTGTGACATGTCCGGCTGCAGGAGCTTGGAAAAGGGTCCTGGAGCCAATGGACTGTCGCTTTCCAGGTCCTCGCAGGTTACCCGCGAGGAGGCCCCCGGCAGCTCATAGCCCTGTGAGAAGTCCACCTCCGGGCCCAACGGGAGGCTCTGCAGCTCTCCAGGCTGCAGCGGGGAGGGGTAATCCCCGGCCTCCGGGCTCGTGTGGCCCTGGTATGTCTGGAGGGGCTGCAGGTCGAGGCGCGGCGGGGAGGCGTGAGGCGCGTCCGTGTGCTGGCTGCCCAGAGAGCCGCAGACAGCGGTTAGCATTGCCGGGAtccggggtggggtggggggcagggacgGTCAGGGGCACCTCAGATGGGACCTACAGGaggcaaagaaaagaagtaaGGAAAGTAACCAGCTCATTTTCTGTTTCAACCTAGATCTGCTGCCTGCAAAGTGCTCCTCTGGCCCTCAGGTGAAAAAGAGGGATGCACCCCTGGGTAGGGACTAAAGATCAGTTAAGAGAATTTGGGAGTGCTAGAAAGGGTTGAGAATGTGAGGTTCTCCGCCAAGGGCAGCGGATGATGATTCTAGGTGATTCCTCCCATAGGACCTAGCTCATCCCTGGAGTTGGGCTGGTCCCAGACTGGTAAGTAGGATACATCTACATTACAGTGCTACAACCATCCCCATCCCAGCTGTCCAGGCCAGAGCAAGGGGCAGTAGCATTTCTCCCCTGCAGACCTACTGCCAGCCCCAGTGTAGGATGCAGACCCATCTCAGCTTCCCCAGGTTTAACTCAGGACACAGATGGGGCAAGGGTAGTGGTCTGTTTCTGAAACCCGAAGCTTCAAATGACCTGCCCTCCAGAAAGCCCAAAGCAGGTCCTGAGTACTTGGAGAAAGAGCCTTTGTGCCATGGCCGAGGCACATTCAGTGAGAAAGAACATTTCACCTCTCTACGCTACTCCCCTCAGCTCCCTGCCTGGCCTGGTTGCCTTGGCCCCCCCAAACCTACTCCTACGCCTGGCCCTCACACCATTCTCTCGGGCAGAGACTTCACCTCCCTGGAGTGCAGCTGCAGTGCCAGTTTCCAGGGGAGTTCCACACCAGGGCTGGCGACTCTGGCTGCTACCCATGCCCTTCTCCAAGCTAGGGGAGACCGAGCTATAAAGCTGAGAGGGGTCGGCTTCCCCAGAGAAGGTAGTCAGCCCAAGAAGAGCTTGCCAGTCAAGCACAGGAAGCTATGAATGCCACCCCCTTAAGGGATGCAGGGTCAGAGTGCGGGAAGAGGAGAGCAATGAGAGAAGCCATAATTACAGAACTGAAGAGCAAGAATAGCCCA includes:
- the SP6 gene encoding transcription factor Sp6, which codes for MLTAVCGSLGSQHTDAPHASPPRLDLQPLQTYQGHTSPEAGDYPSPLQPGELQSLPLGPEVDFSQGYELPGASSRVTCEDLESDSPLAPGPFSKLLQPDMSHHYESWFRPTHPGTEDGSWWDLHPGTSWMDLPHTQGALTSPGHPGALQAGLGGYVGDHQLCAPPPHPHPHHLLPAAGGQHLLGPPDGAKALEAAAPESQGLDASLDGATRPKGSRRSVPRSSGQTVCRCPNCLEAERLGAPCGPDGGKKKHLHNCHIPGCGKAYAKTSHLKAHLRWHSGDRPFVCNWLFCGKRFTRSDELQRHLQTHTGTKKFPCAVCSRVFMRSDHLAKHMKTHEGAKEEAAGAAPGEGKAGGAVEPPGGKGKREAEGSSAPSN